The sequence TACATTTTCCAATGCTACGTTAGCAGCTTTGTACTCTCCCATTTTAAAGTACTGTCTTCCGTTTTCATAAGCCTTAAATTCTAGTTTATAAGACAGCTCATCAATAAGCTGACTGATATTTTTTGATCTTTCTGAATTCGGATAGTTGTTCAGGAAGTCTTGAAGCTCATTGACCGCTAATTCTGTACTTGACTGGTCCAGGTTGTAATCCATAGATCCTTCATAATAACATAATGCAGACATATAAGCTGCTTCTTCAGCTCTTGGGTCTTTTGGAAAGTTTACGGCAAAGTTTTTAAACTGATGTCCTGCCAGTTTATAACTTTTATCATAGTAATTGGCATAGGCTGTATTGAAACCTACGTTAGGAAAGTCATCCGTTCCTGCTACAAGGTTCGCAAGTCTGTCATAAAGAGCCAATGCATTTTTCCACTTTTTCTTAGCAAAGTTTTCATTGGCTGCTTTTAAGATAAAATCTTTATCAGCACTCTTCATTGCTCTTTCTTGCTGGCTTACACATGATGCCACCACTGCTACAGCAAAAAGACCTAAAATATATTTTTTCATATAAAAAGTTCAACAGTTTTCGGATTATACAGCCGATTTACTAATTTGCAAAAATATAACTTTTTTGTCAATAGATTTTTTTTTATGAATATTTAACGTAATTTTAGTCTGCAGCGTATCCTAAAATTGCAAAAACACTTAATAAAAGATTCATTCTGACTTTCTTTTCAGCCTCTTTTGCATAGGCTTCTTCATTTTTACTGGGAACGTAAAGCTCATAAAAATTTTTATTCCGGATCACAAATAAGGTAGAACCGATAATCATGGTAAGAATATCTTCCGGCTTAGGCGTAAAGGTAAATACTCCGGATGCAACTCCTTTTTTAATGACTTCATCCAGCTTTTTTACAAACAACTGGTAAAAATCCAGCAATTCATCTTTTAAATTATCTGTATGACGGAGTTCCTGGGTGACAAACCCATGGAAATAATTGTATTTGAACAGCTGAGAAACAATGTATTTTATCATTTCACGCATCTGCATTTCTGGCTTTCCTTCTTTAATGGTATCCGCAAATTCTGAAAAATTCTCTCTGGTCTTTAATACTCTATATTGATAAAGATAAGACATCATTTTCTCCTTAGAACCGAAATAATAGGAGATCATAGCGACATTGATATTGGCTTTAGAGCAAATATCTCTCACAGAAGTTCCTTCGTACCCTTTTTTTGCAATTAATTCTTCTGCAATATCCAGTATGTGAATCTGTTTTTCAGTAAATTTTTTTTTCATGAAGTGCACTTTGAGTAAAGTTAAGAAATTTTTAACACATTTGTAAACGATCGTTTAATAATTTTATATTAATTCCAAATAGTCGTATTTTTGACTATGGAATTTTTTGATTTTCATCATCATAAAAAATACATCAGAGACGGAATTTACAATTTGGACATTGATCAAATTCCGCCGAATTCCCCTTATTCAGTAGGAATACATCCCAATGACATTGATAGTAATAATATAGACCATCAGCTGAACTGGATGAGAAACGTGATGTTCCAGAATTGTTTTGCCATAGGTGAATGTGGATTGGATTCTTTGGTTCCAATCGATCAGAAAATTCAGGAGGAAGTTTTTTTAAGACAGATCAATATTTCCAATGAGGCAAAAAAACCTGTTATTGTACACTGTGTAAAAAAATTTTACGAGGTAATTTCTTTTAAGAAAAAAGCAGAACAGCCCATGATTATTCATGGTTTTAATAAAAAACAGAAAATTGCTGAGGATCTTCTGGCCAATAATTTTTACCTGAGTTTTGGAAAAGCTGTTTTGTATAATTTATCTTTGCAGGATATTTTAAAAAACACTCCCTTAGATAAATTCTTTTTAGAAACTGACAATGAAGATTTTAAAATCGAAGAATTGTACCTGAAAGTTTCGGAAATAAAAGGAATTTCTGTGGAAGATCTCAACGAACAAATTTTAGAAAATTTACACACGATAAGAAATGGATAAATACTGGCTGGAAAGAACGGAACTTTTGGTGAAGGAAGAGGGATTAGAAAAACTTATTAAAGCAAATGTTCTGGTAGTAGGACTGGGCGGAGTAGGTTCTTTTGCAGCTGAGTTTCTGGCAAGAGCTGGTGTAGGAACAATGACTATCGTAGATGGAGATACTGTAGACATTACCAACGTGAACAGACAGCTCCCAGCTTTACGATCTACTGTTGGGAAACATAAAGTAGACGTTGTTGCCGAAAGATTGCTGGATATTAATCCTGATCTTAAATTAACAAAAATCAATGAGTTTCTGAATCCTGAAAGAATGGAGGAAGTGCTGGATTCATCACCATTTGATTATGTCCTGGATTGTATAGACAGCGTAACTCCAAAATTAAGCTTAATTATTGCTGCTAAAAGAAAAAAAATAAAGGTGATAAGCTCAATGGGAGCTGGTGGAAAGACAGACCCGAGCAAGGTATTGGTAAGAGATATCAGTAAAACCGAGCACTGCCATCTTGCAAGACAGATAAGAAAAAGACTGAGAAAAGTAAAAATTGACAAAGGAGTACGTTGCGTTTTTGCCAATGATATTCAGGACGAAGAAAGCCTGAAAATGACCGACGGAACGAATTATAAAAGATCTTTTTACGGAACGATAAGCTATATGCCTGCCATTTTTGGACTTTATGCTGCTGCTGAAGTGATTAATTATTTAGTGGAAAAAGATTAATGCAGAATTCCAAATATCCCAGAGCGGAAAAGCTCAAAAAAAATACAGAAATCAGTTTACTTTTCGAAAAAGGTAAATGGAGGACTTCTGGAAATCTGAGAATCATTATTCTCAAAGATAAGCCTACTCTTCCGATTGAAAGCGGAAAATTTGGGGTTTCTGTTTCTAAAAGATATTTCAAGAGAGCGGTTCACAGAAACCGCATCAAAAGATTGCTTAGGGAATGCTATAGATTAAATAAAGTTTTATTCCAAGAAGCTTTTGGTGAAAAGACGATGGCCATGCTTTTTTGGGTTTCTTCTGAAATGCCACCAAAATTTCAGGATGTGGAAACACAGTTTATCAAGCTTTGTGAGGCCCAGAAAAAATAATTTTCCTTTACATAATAAGAATCCGTGAAAATCTGTGTTTAATGCTTATCACAGGTTTTTATTTCTTATTCGGCATATTATTTTCTTACTACAGATAAGAGTAACACAGATAATTGCCTATACAAACTTCTATAGAGTCTGTATTTCATAGGGTTTTGCTTATTATGCATATACAACCTGAGACTACACACCTTGTCAACCGAATCCCGAATCTAACCTCCTCATAACACTTCAAATCTCACATACTTTTTGTAATTTTATAGGAAACAATAAATCTGAAAATTAATATGTTGGATCAAGTTCCCTATCTTTCGTATGTCATTAGTGCCTTTATCGGCATTGGCCTATCTGCTGCTACAGGCTTCAGGGTCTTTCTTCCGTTGTTTGCCGTAAGTCTCGCTTCCTATTTTCACTGGATTCCGATGAGTGAGAGTTTTGAATGGCTGGCGGGCTTGCCTGCCCTCATCACTACGGGAATTGCAACGGTTGTCGAGATTCTGGCTTATTATATACCCTTCGTAGATCATTTATTGGATACGATCTCTGTTCCTATGGCAACAGTTGCCGGTTCTATTCTATTTGCCAGTCAGTTTGCCGAATTGGGCACATTTCCACAATGGGCACTGGCCCTAATTGCAGGTGGCGGAACGGCAGCTACCATAAGTTCAGGTTTTGCAGGAATAAGGGCTGCTTCTACGGCGACCACAGGAGGGTTGGGAAATTCTGTAGTAGGAACTACCGAGACAGCAGGAGCCGGCATCATGACTATCCTTGCCATGGTAGCACCTATTATTGCGGCTGTTCTGGCTATTATTTTATTAATACTAGTAATTGTATACGGGCGAAAAGCCTGGAGGAAACTTCGGGGCAAAAAAACGCCTTCAACTCAATAAAAAATAAAGGTACAGTCTATTACAGCTGTACCTTTTATATTATATTTTAGTTTTTACTTCTAAAATCTTTGATCTCTTTAATCCTGGTTTCGAAATATTCTTTCTTTTCCGGATGCTTTTTAATCAGTATATCAAATGCCTTAATTGCTTTTGAATATAATTTCTGTTCGAAGTAAAGATTCGCCAATGTTTCGGTCATCAAGTGGGAAATATCATCATTCTTTTCTTTGACAACATATGAACTTTCCTCTTTTAATTGACTGATTCTAGGGTTATTTTCAATAAAGGTTTCGATCGCTTTCTCTTTGATCTCTTCTTTTTCTTTTACAACCTCATCTGGTCTGTCTATTTTCAGCCAGCTTTGCCAAGTATTGATAAATCCAGGGACGTTGCTGTTGATTGGAGACTGGGGACTACTTTCTATTGCTGCTTCCTTCATTGGCTCTTCTTTTATAGGCTCTTCTGTATCTTGTTTCGCTTCTCCAACTTTCAAACTCGAAATATCTGAACCAAAGAATGAAACATTCATTACAGCAACTTCTTCATTCTTCTGGAGATCTGTTTCTGGAGCTTCTTGTATTTCTTCCGTATTTTTAGCCTGTTCTTCCACTTCTTCAATAGAAATGTCTTCAGTAGGGGTCTCTAGTATTGTTTCAGACTCTTCAACAACTTCTGCATTTTCTGTTTTGACCTCAGCTGCAGGAATGTTTGCAACAGGAACAACGGGAGCTGCCGGTTTATTAATTAAAGAATCAGGCACATTAGATTCAAGACTCATAGGCTTCCATGCTGTCTGAACTTCAGGAGCAACTTCTTCTATAACATCTTCTTTTGTAGCTTCTACTTCAGATTCTGTATCCTCAATTATTGTTTCCTGTACTGGCTCTTCATTTACTTCTTCTGATGCTTCTGAACTTTCCTGATCGGTTGACCAGAAGTGGAAACTTTGAGTTTCTGCAAAGCTGATTTCATGATCTTCAACAACTTCCGGCACTGCCTGCTCATCTTGCAGAACAGATTTAGTCTCCTTCATCTTTTTCTCAACCTCCTCAATCAGACGTCTCATTTCCTCCTCATGCTTATTTACATTAAGTGGAGAAACTTCAACAGCTTCAATACCTTCTTCATTATTGGCCTGGATTTTCACATCCGGAAGGAATGCATCTGTTGCGTGGAAACTTAATTCTGCATCCGGTTGTTCTGTAAGCTCTTCTTCAATTTCTGAAACAGGAACTTCTTCATCGGCAATCGCTTCGGCGTCTTCTGTTGGAACTTCAGATACATTTTCTTTAGTAGCTGTTTCCGGAGATAAAGACTCTGTTTCCTCAAAACTCAGATTTTCTTCTTCATCAACTTTTTCTTCTACAGTTTCTGAAGCGATCTGGTCTTCATTAATAACTGTTTCCGGCGTAAAATCTTCTCCTGCATTCTCTTCGATTTCCTCCTGTACTTTCTCTTCTTCTTGTTGAACCGATACTGTCGTTTCCGGTTCAGATTTTTGAGTAACCAGCGTTCCTGATTCTAATGTAGATTCAAGATCTATGGTTTCAGTATTTTTTTCATCAAGGAAATTTTCTTCACCTTCAAACAGAATTCTGTTACGCTCTCCATTTACATAGAGATGTTTAATCTCCTGTTCTGTCTGTAATAGACATGTTTCCTTTTCTTCTTCCTCATTTTTTTCCGGAGCGGGAGCAGCTTCTTCTCTTTTTATCGGAAAACCTTTGACATTATAATTGTACTTAACAGGCTTTTCAGCTGCTATTACAGAAGTTTTATCTTCTGTTATTTTCTCTTTTACTTCCTGCTGAATTTTCCCGTTGATCAGTTGATAAAGAATTTTTTTATCAGTGGTATAAGCTGCCGTTATAGAAAGCTCTTTCTGATAGTTTTCTTTTTCATACAGGTGTACTCCATACAGATGGAGAGCCCTTATATTTTGAATATAGGGAAATGCGTGAATCTCTTCCTTCAAAAGTCCAAGGTCTTCTGACTGAATATTTTTCGGATTTTTTATTAATTCTAAAACTCTGGGATTCATCTTACCAATTCGCTACAATATCGTTAAATATCTTATTAATAATTCTTTCTGTCACAATCTTTACTTGAGAATTTTCAATCTCACTTTGTGATAAACTACTGTTAAAAGCAGCTTCATCACTATAGGTTCTGTCAAAACTGGAGTCCGGGTGTACTTTATTTTCGTAATGCACCTTCACAGTAATTGTAAGCTTATTCTGAGCCTGTTGTACTACACCACCAGCAGGGTTGGTCTGCGTATTGGAACTGATTGTTGTAGGTGTAATCGCATAATCTGTAATTTCTCCTTCTATCAGGATATCAGGATTTGATTTTGTTCCTTTCAGAGTGGTTCTTTGTAAAAACCTGTTCTGAATATCTGTTGAGAACTGTTGTGACAATGACGGATTTACAAGAGATGCATTGTTCGGAAACTCATTGATCTGAACCGTTTTTTCATCTGTAAGAGAAGATCCGGTAAAACTGTAGCATGAATTCAACACTCCCAGCAAAGCAAAGAATACCATCATTAATAATGGCTGTTTCAGACTGATATTTTTAATTTTAAAATTCATTTTTAGATCCAATTTCAGTGATTTCATCAAACTCAATTTGTTGAAGGGCATCTTCGTAAGCAAAATAATTAGCAGTATATACAAATGGAATGGTAAGGAAAATTCCAATCCCACAGGCAAGAACTCCAATTTGAGCCAAAAGACCTATAACAAATGAGAAAAGAAGAATGGCGATAAGATTCCCACGAGTCATTACTTTTGAAATATTCCAGGCAGTTTTGATATCCTTAATTCCTTTAAGACTGATTAAAGGAGCAATATAGAAAGCCTTTAACGCAAAATAAT is a genomic window of Chryseobacterium nakagawai containing:
- a CDS encoding outer membrane protein assembly factor BamD, which gives rise to MKKYILGLFAVAVVASCVSQQERAMKSADKDFILKAANENFAKKKWKNALALYDRLANLVAGTDDFPNVGFNTAYANYYDKSYKLAGHQFKNFAVNFPKDPRAEEAAYMSALCYYEGSMDYNLDQSSTELAVNELQDFLNNYPNSERSKNISQLIDELSYKLEFKAYENGRQYFKMGEYKAANVALENVLEDFPSTKLRPKIYDYIMKSRYELALKSIYSLKDERIESALTYVKMVEKELPNTEYSKTASDLRTKLEKEKEHFVVVKKETEAKIAALTAKQKKEAEKLASQDKKEQQVKDQISNEKQAKQMQRDSAALQTPPPAATFKIKR
- a CDS encoding TetR/AcrR family transcriptional regulator, with the translated sequence MKKKFTEKQIHILDIAEELIAKKGYEGTSVRDICSKANINVAMISYYFGSKEKMMSYLYQYRVLKTRENFSEFADTIKEGKPEMQMREMIKYIVSQLFKYNYFHGFVTQELRHTDNLKDELLDFYQLFVKKLDEVIKKGVASGVFTFTPKPEDILTMIIGSTLFVIRNKNFYELYVPSKNEEAYAKEAEKKVRMNLLLSVFAILGYAAD
- a CDS encoding TatD family hydrolase; this translates as MEFFDFHHHKKYIRDGIYNLDIDQIPPNSPYSVGIHPNDIDSNNIDHQLNWMRNVMFQNCFAIGECGLDSLVPIDQKIQEEVFLRQINISNEAKKPVIVHCVKKFYEVISFKKKAEQPMIIHGFNKKQKIAEDLLANNFYLSFGKAVLYNLSLQDILKNTPLDKFFLETDNEDFKIEELYLKVSEIKGISVEDLNEQILENLHTIRNG
- a CDS encoding tRNA threonylcarbamoyladenosine dehydratase, with the translated sequence MDKYWLERTELLVKEEGLEKLIKANVLVVGLGGVGSFAAEFLARAGVGTMTIVDGDTVDITNVNRQLPALRSTVGKHKVDVVAERLLDINPDLKLTKINEFLNPERMEEVLDSSPFDYVLDCIDSVTPKLSLIIAAKRKKIKVISSMGAGGKTDPSKVLVRDISKTEHCHLARQIRKRLRKVKIDKGVRCVFANDIQDEESLKMTDGTNYKRSFYGTISYMPAIFGLYAAAEVINYLVEKD
- the rnpA gene encoding ribonuclease P protein component yields the protein MQNSKYPRAEKLKKNTEISLLFEKGKWRTSGNLRIIILKDKPTLPIESGKFGVSVSKRYFKRAVHRNRIKRLLRECYRLNKVLFQEAFGEKTMAMLFWVSSEMPPKFQDVETQFIKLCEAQKK
- a CDS encoding DUF4126 domain-containing protein, which produces MLDQVPYLSYVISAFIGIGLSAATGFRVFLPLFAVSLASYFHWIPMSESFEWLAGLPALITTGIATVVEILAYYIPFVDHLLDTISVPMATVAGSILFASQFAELGTFPQWALALIAGGGTAATISSGFAGIRAASTATTGGLGNSVVGTTETAGAGIMTILAMVAPIIAAVLAIILLILVIVYGRKAWRKLRGKKTPSTQ
- a CDS encoding LptE family protein — translated: MNFKIKNISLKQPLLMMVFFALLGVLNSCYSFTGSSLTDEKTVQINEFPNNASLVNPSLSQQFSTDIQNRFLQRTTLKGTKSNPDILIEGEITDYAITPTTISSNTQTNPAGGVVQQAQNKLTITVKVHYENKVHPDSSFDRTYSDEAAFNSSLSQSEIENSQVKIVTERIINKIFNDIVANW